CCCAGAGCAAATCCAACCCTTACATTCCATTTGGGGTTGGATTGTCCAAACAGGATGTCTGCAAGAGTACCATTGCTCATGAACTCATACACCAATATTCTATTCATTCCCTCGTCACAAAATCCAATCAACCTGACCAGATTTTTGTGACAGGTTCTACCAATGGAACTCAATTCAGTCCTAAATTCCTTCTCTCGTTCTTGTGCCAATCTGTCCAATCTCTTCACAGCAACCAGATGACAAGAACCTGCTTCTAGTTGCCCTTTGTAAACAATGCCATAAGAACCTCTGCCTATTTCCTCCTTAAAATTCCATGTGGCCTTTTCCAATGTTTCATAAGTAAACGAATGCAAATTTGTTTCCAAAGGACTAGAAGAAGTTATGGGAACTCTTTTCACTTTTGGCTTCATGAGAAAAAACAAAGCAACTGTAGCTAGGAGAATACTGTTAAGGACAAGAGAACCAATAAGTGGTCCCAAAAGAAACAACTTAGCTTTATATTCTTTCTTTGAATCCGGAGACAGGGGAAGTTCCATGTTTGCACCTGGATAAAAGTTGCGAATAACTCTTGTTTTGATATAGACAAAATGTTGATCACTGATTGGTTGTTGTCTACCGTTACCAAGGGGAAATCTCTTCAGCCAACAAGTGTCGCCTCCTGAAATGGccatagcacacatgcaatcctGCAAGCAAAATTGCCGGCAGTCCTGTCTAGAGTAAGGTTGTATCCTTTCATAATCCCCCAAAGGAAAATTAAAATCTCGAGCGGCATGCATTTCATATAGTTCCTCTGGCGGTGTTTGAACATCGGCTCCACAAGCGAGGGTGAAATTGGGTTGGCATCCACCAAATTGATTACTTGGATCCAACAGCGAATACCCATAAGGACATTTGCAGGTAGGCCTATTTTTTTCCATGGAGCAGTAGCTATTATAGCCACAGGAACCGCTACCATActgataaaatatttcattgcaAATGTTGTCAGGAACATACCTCATGATTTTCCACCCTGGTTGAGCAGTGCTGTTCCGTGGATGATAATACTGCGTGAAAACTCCACTGAAGTCAAGCGTTGCTCTGTAGTAATTCACCTCAGGATCGAGATCCGTGCTATTCCATTGCGAACCTTGAGGTTGGATTGTAGTCCCATTTGTGGTCTTTGCATAGATATCCCCAGACTCATTGAACACTAATGTTGAAGCAGCACCAGAGGCATCCAGCACATAATACGAGTTGTATTTCAGTGGAGAAGGCCATGCAAGAGTACTCAGTAACACATTACCATCCTCGAAATAAAGTTGGAACCTTCCACTTGAGTAATTGGTGTCTGTCAATCGAGAAGTTAGCGTGCCTCCGGGTTGGAGAGATTGATTAGGCAACAAGGTGTCTGTGGGGTTCTCAAAACTTTGCCACAACTTTTCAGAGTTCTGATTGAGTAGAACAAAGTTGCCAGTATCAAGCATAGATCCTACGGAGACAATTATACCTTCCAAGTTTGATGTCCATATGGAATCTCCTTTGGGACCTGCTAGAGTTAGCCCCGCTGATGTGATCCGAACCTGTGATCCCGTTGGTGCTGTCGCAAGTTTGTTGTCTGTTTTTGCACTCCAAACAACGGTCTTGTCGGGTATCATGTCGTACCATATGGCAACCATGAAGAGCTTGGTTTTGGGATCTGTATCATTATTGAATGGGCGAAACCCAAAGGCAAAATGAGCGGAAGGTGAACGCCACACACCATTGTCTGCGGTGGAAAGTGTGGAATCAATATTAACGTTTGCAAAAGCTAAGGAAAGAAGATAAAATTGAAGAGAGATAAGTGTTGGTATAAGGAGGGTAAAGGAAGCCATGGATTGAATTAAGATGTTAGTGTGTAGTTATTTTGCAATGACTTATAAGAATACAGCCTCGTGAGACACTCTTCCAGCTGGGAAGGAAATACTTGGAAGACGAGGATAAGGTGATGAAGGGCCCTACAAGGGAATGACTTTTCATATAGGAAAAAGTTTCATGTATTAAGAAGTGGGGTTGTTTAAAATCTTTGTTAGGTGAGAGTATTTATTTAGGAGTGGAAAAGCATTCTTATGTATATTGACTATGGTTACACATCCACATCCACTAGATTTAAACTATCTTTAATATGATATAACCTATCCTAACAAAGAATTTGTTATGTTTATACCACTCATacacccataaatatatagtgtGAGATAGTAATTAGGGGTCTCGAAGTAAAAGAGTGTATAAATAAGTCGTTATAAATCTTATCTTGGTTTTATATGGTCGAATGACTTAGAGTCAAATTCTTAATAACTATCACCAACTGAAACGAGTCCCGTATAAGGCTTGAATGTTGTCTTACTATCAGTTATTTTAAACTGGAGTGAGTGGAAGAGGCTCTGTTATGCTTCCTGGGTCATTTGCTATGCAGGACTCTGTATTTTCTCTGCATGCCAAACCCTCTAGTGGAAGAGATGCAATAACTGAGAATAATGTTTTGTATTACTTTGGTCGCTTCTCTTGTTGCAGGATTTTAAACCCTTGTCATTAAAATTTACATTTCTAGTTTTTAACCGATCGTTCtaacattatttatttcatattttaaataatattataaaaatttaaatcaaaaattattttttaaaggacACAATGTAAAGCAATATCAGTgtagtaattttaaatttttattaaaaatactaGTAATAATTGAGtatcttgtattttttttctatgatgAGCATCTTATAATTGACCCTGAATAGCTTTCCACAATAATACTCACAACTATTACAGACTTTAAATGAATTTAtgagatttaaaataaaatccacAAATAAAACTTAACGAGTGCGAACGTGAAAAAGGGGTGATTGGACGAACAATGTATGCTAACGTAAAAGCTGgagaataaaaatgttaaataaaatagattaaagaaaaataaaacgaaattaataaattaaatatcaattataaaaatatttttatcaggctacgtattatatatttttgataGCTGAAGAAAAGAATAAAGCAAAAGGGATCCATCAACGATTTCATGTATTAATTTCTTGttcaaatataaacaaaatatatccCAAGTTTCCAACTAATTTTATCtgattttattacatatttggGGCTAAAATGGAGAAAGTCATATTAAATtcgtaaaaatattttttaattcgtCGTATCACTTATTTTATTCCACATTTTATGTCTTATTTTTTCCATATTTCTAACAAAGGATTTGTAATAAACATGGCACAATACTCGAGTCTCCAATTCCAACGTCTCTTTAACAGTGTTTCTTACTTGAAAAATGATAGGgggaaagaaaaaagaaagtggaagtgatttgataaagaaaaattgagtaaaaatgttaaaatgaaagaaaaaaaaaggtgaaaCCCAAAGCCTTGTAATACAATTATTGATCTATATTGTTCAAGAtgttatatttcaaattatattacGCACAGAGCAATCTCAGCACATAAATTTCCAGCACTCCCAGAGCCTAACCTAAACTGATAAAAAGATTAATTTAATGTTCACCGAACATCTTAATTCAATGTGATGTAATTATgtaaaaagatttattttttactcGTTCACAATGTTTCTTTACTAAACagatttaaactttaaaaaatcaattttcaacTTAATGTTGTCTAATTTAAACGCATATTTACTTGGCAGAACAAATGTTAAAAACATGCACTTCTATTATGTCATACAGATTCACAGAAGAATGAGTTGCACTGGCAGCAATTTTGTTCTATAGACTACCATGACATCCCTACAACCAGGTAGTGGCTGCGATCTTTACAGATGCAATCCAGAAATGAGTATTGCTTAATGCGAAGTTTTCAACAACGCTTCAAATCATGGAttgccttttaattttttatttacattgtTTCATTGTGAAAAAAAACTCGCTTCCTATTGATCTGTAGTGTAAAGTAAAATCTAAACATAATAACCCCAACAAGCCTAAATCAATAGCCTTAAAATATCTACCCGGATTTCTTGTACAAGGCCATGACATTGAAGTTGAGGGACTCCGGATTTTTCTGGATCATGCTCTGTATTACCTTAGCTGCATCCTGTCGTAATTTGAATATattagtaattttaaaattgtaaatcGGGTAACACACTTTGTAATAAAGgaagatatatatataatatgaaggTCAGCAAACCCAGCAAATCAACGTGATGAAATGATTAAGATACACAGGGTTGAAAAAACCATCATCAAAGACTAAATACAATCCCACCAAATTTGACAGGAAAAATGCACTCGCCTGAAGCAAAAGTCTTATAGCAGGTGCACAATGCATGCAAAATGGGGACTGAGAATGGTAGCACCCTCTGGTGGAATGGAATGGGAAGACAATTTTCATTGCTTAGATGATTAAAGCAGGGTCACTAGCGTCATTTACCAAATAGATTCAAAAGCATCCTCTATGAAACGGATCATTTACCAAATAGATTTAAAAGCATCCTCTATGAAACAGATGCTAAAATCTGGAAGTTCGGCTTATAAATATTGCCCAAGCTGCTTTACTATATAAATCTGGTCATTTGACAACAATATAAAGACACACTTTCTCTGTTTGCATTTACAAAACAAACAGATTATTTCCAGTACACAAGCAGAAAGATGAGATGGCCTTAAAATGCAAAGATATTATTTACCCTCAACAAAGTACTTCGAGAAGATGGACCATGAGATATTGGCCACGATTTTCTTCCATCAAGCTCATAAAGCTCATCTGCATGAATTTTTACAGCATCATGAAAAAAATCAATCCCTGatcaaatgcaaaaaaaaaatgcagGGGAAAGGAGaatggaaagaaaaaagaaacacAACTGTGATATACACAATCAATGGTATAGAAAATTTACCATCAACACAGGCAAAGCATATGAAATGTGCAACTGCGTTGTCTGATGCCTGCATTACAAATATTTGAAACGGAAAAATCAGTGGTAAAGTGAGAAGCTGAATAAAATATTTCCTGGCAAATAGAgtcaaattaaatatattaattccTTCTTCCACCCTATTTTCCCAGTAAATCCTCGTGAGCATGCAAGTCATACAACTTCAAGGTACATAAATTGGAGAAGGAAGTAGGGTTTGACTCAAACATGTTGACATATACTAACAAATTAGTATTCCAGTGAAGTTGAGAGGCCATCAGTATGCTTTACTTTTGCAAAcatttatcatttttcaaaaacaaatacACGCTTACATAATAACAAGAATAATGACAAG
The sequence above is a segment of the Phaseolus vulgaris cultivar G19833 chromosome 2, P. vulgaris v2.0, whole genome shotgun sequence genome. Coding sequences within it:
- the LOC137809934 gene encoding G-type lectin S-receptor-like serine/threonine-protein kinase LECRK3 is translated as MASFTLLIPTLISLQFYLLSLAFANVNIDSTLSTADNGVWRSPSAHFAFGFRPFNNDTDPKTKLFMVAIWYDMIPDKTVVWSAKTDNKLATAPTGSQVRITSAGLTLAGPKGDSIWTSNLEGIIVSVGSMLDTGNFVLLNQNSEKLWQSFENPTDTLLPNQSLQPGGTLTSRLTDTNYSSGRFQLYFEDGNVLLSTLAWPSPLKYNSYYVLDASGAASTLVFNESGDIYAKTTNGTTIQPQGSQWNSTDLDPEVNYYRATLDFSGVFTQYYHPRNSTAQPGWKIMRYVPDNICNEIFYQYGSGSCGYNSYCSMEKNRPTCKCPYGYSLLDPSNQFGGCQPNFTLACGADVQTPPEELYEMHAARDFNFPLGDYERIQPYSRQDCRQFCLQDCMCAMAISGGDTCWLKRFPLGNGRQQPISDQHFVYIKTRVIRNFYPGANMELPLSPDSKKEYKAKLFLLGPLIGSLVLNSILLATVALFFLMKPKVKRVPITSSSPLETNLHSFTYETLEKATWNFKEEIGRGSYGIVYKGQLEAGSCHLVAVKRLDRLAQEREKEFRTELSSIGRTCHKNLVRLIGFCDEGMNRILVYEFMSNGTLADILFGQSNPKWNVRVGFALGIARGLVYLHEECDTPIIHCDIKPQNILIDEYLNPKISDFGLAKLLLSDQSRTTTMIRGTRGYVAPEWFKNVAVTVKVDVYSFGVMLLEIICSRRSVLMMESGEEEKALLTDWACDCFMEGKIDVLVENDEEALSDYVRLQKWVKIAIWCIHEQPEMRPTMGMVMQMLEGFVEVPNPPSPFSYVPCLN